The genomic window ATGTTTGAGATAATACCTTAAAAGACCTGTTAGtgatttaaaaagataaaaggtATTAGTTTACATATTTACATCACCGATTCACTCAGAGGAATTTTATCTCACTGTGAATTAAACTCTGTAGTGTAATAATTAACCCTTTGGCAGCGAGCATTCAGTCACTGTACAACACCTTGTTCCTCACCTGATACGTTAGGTGAATGGCCACTGCGGACAGTACAGTGTAGTAAGGCAGAGTCTGTTCAGCATTGACTCCGGCTAGTACCAGTCCAGACATCATGGCCACCGTGAAGCCACTAAGCCAAGGTTTGGTTTGCTCCTGGAACCTCAGCGCAGTGGATTTGACTCCTACCTTGACGTCGTCCTCCTTATCCTAGTTATcaaagaaaaggcagagagagtCCAGTGTCAGTCCATATGTTCCTACTTTAAAATGTGAGGCGTTAAGCTTATGTTTTACTCCAGAATGACTGGTGTCAATGGTCCATGATAAAAATAACTGAACCCATGGTCTAATTATTTCTCTACTACATGAGAGCGCCTGAGAATGTTAATGTCAAATAAGTGCTTTAAAGGAACTATAAATAAGATCTGTGGACCCCCCTTCTTCACCTGATGTGCATATATTGTGTCATATATCAGCGTCCACATCACTCCAGAGAAATACAGCGGGAGGCACACGGACCAATCACAGGAGCCCTTGATAGCGGACCAGCCGAGCAGCGCTCCCCAGTTGAAAGTGAGGCCTAGACAACAGGAAcagaaaaaacatgaaactgaaTTTAGCTTTGCTGCAGGGGAAGAAGTTTTAGATGTATAACACACACAATCTTAACTAGTACATACCCAACACAAACTGTGGCCAGTAAGTGAATCTCTTCATCAGCGGGTAGGTGACGACAAGAGATAATGAAGCTGCACCCAACGCGATGCTGTGAGGGGCAGTATGAAAACTGTGAGTCCAACAGTGTCAAGCcattaaatatataaacaacTTTGCTTTGAATAATTTTTGTCTGCATTATAACATTGTTCACACTGCATGTAACACATCTATAAAAAAGGTAACTGGTGAACTGTCTGGTGTTGGTTTAAAGGACAGGCTGACAATTTTTTAAGTTAATTAAAACACTGGTTAATTTCAAACATGAGCTTTGAAAGAGGTTTTGCTTGCTGTAATGATTCCTCCTGTCCATACCAGACATTTAATCTGAGTCCAATGTAAGTGATGTGGTGCAAAAAATCCACAATCTTTGTTTTGTGCAAgaatatatttaaacatttatctaaAGTTAGGATTAGGCTTCATCAGTTTGAGTTAAACAAATCAATAGAGTATCTTCTAAAGTTTGTCTTTTTAGTACAAAATTTTGCAAAGAGAGTTGTGCACTAAAAAAGACTGTGACTTTAAAAGATATTAAGCCtttacaatacaatattttcacaatacttaattcacaatacaatattattgtaatttaaatTGGTTTTTCAATATGCAAAGTACATGACATACTGTCAGATATACCTGTATAGCgatcaactgcaaattatgtcctAAAAGTAAAActctttaaacatctttttGTCTTAtgagaaataaagttttcagtctgaaaACTAACaaaagtttatttgtatttgcttatatattaatattaatcatttaaataattaaaaattcgtatatgtgtgtatggatacaatattgccacagaaaatattgcaatattataATGTATTAATTTTTCCCCCACCCTTAGAAGATATCCAGATTAAGCACACGAAATGAAGCTTAAAAAACAGTGGATTTCATTGGTCCTACACACTTACTtattttctccttctcctctatTTCTGCTTTTGAACTGGTCACTATACAGAGCTAATGACAACATAATGATCACTGGGTACCTGTAATAGTTGAGACACAAGAGAACCCCGAGTGCCAGAGAGAGTTGCCCTCCTAAGAAGGCGAGTGCCTGTGACCGAGAAATCTCTCCTGATGCAATGGGTCGCGTGGCCGTCCTGGACACCTGCACCAAAACATCACCACTTTCAATCAGTCAGTGCAAAAATCATTAggaatatatctatatatatatatacatacttcTTGCTGTAATATACCGGTAGTTACTAAGTTATCATAATAAGTTTGACCAAAGCCCCCTGTTAGTTTTAGCTGTGTGAATGGCTACATATAAGTTTCAAATACCTTTTTGTCAAAGTCTCTATCCCACATGTCATTGATNACTTCTTGCTGTAATATACTGGTAGTTACTAAGTTATCATAATAAGTTTGACCAAAGCCCCCTGTTAGTTTTAGCTAATGTGTGAATGGCTACATATAAGTTTCAAATACCTTTTTGTCAAAGTCTCTATCCCACATGTCATTGATGGTGCAGCCTGCTCCTCTCATCAGCAGAGCACCTGTACCAAACAAGGTGAGCATGCCCAGATGAGGGAGGCATCCGGGGTCAGCAGCCAGAGCTATGCTCCATGTACACGGGAGGTAGAGCAGCCATGTTcctacacaaaaacacagaaacaacataAGTCAAGAGGACTGTGAGAGATCAGCTTCTGAAAGTCTAAGCAGGAAAATCTGATTTATGTTGAGGATCCCTTTAACAAGGCACTTTACTCTCAGCGCTGCATGGTGCTGCCAAAAAAGATACATttaggtcagtgtgtgtggctATGTGAGTGGGAATAGCTTGCTTTCCGTAACAAGTATGTGAGCTCTCCTGCCTTTCTGCAAACATTTACAATAGAAGCGAATAACTGACCTTGCTGTTTTCTTGCACAATCTCTCACCACTATGTCGGACACGTTTTGTACGCAATACTAACACTGTTACTCCAAATTAGACCTTTGAGTGGagatatgtgtttttatgtattctAGGATTACTAAGACCTTTTGGTTTTACTCCAAGCTACGGACGTGGGGAAATAGATCAATGATTGACAGAACATCACACTTTAGGTTTAGACAAAATTATAAAAGCAGGTATGTATTAATGTGGTATTTAAACTTATACAAATATCTTTGATGGCAAATACGATGTTAAATGTGCACTTTTAAAGGGGTCCTTTTAAAAGGACTGAAAaaccaaatacatttttttggatTGTCTATCTAAAGGTCATCATGTGTTTTTAATACACCattatatactttattacacAACTGTGTGAATTACTCAAAGAAAACAAGATCCCAAAAATTCTGCAATATTCCAAACTTTGGCACTGCTGGGTCAATCCAAATATTCCTTTTAAAATTAATATCTATATAGTGTCCATACACAGTATCAGTTTCCCCATAAAATAATTTCATACAGAAAAAAGCAATCTGCAttacaaataaatgtactaACCAATAGGTTTGTCCAGCCTCATCAATCGCAGGTATGGCTGGACAGGTGATGGTGCTGAATTCACAATTGTAGCAGCAGATAAACTGAATGATCTTCTCCCATTGTTCTGTGTTTCACGTAGTCTGAGTGATGGGCAGATAGCACTCTGGCTGTAAAACACTCTCCTCAACAC from Epinephelus moara isolate mb chromosome 8, YSFRI_EMoa_1.0, whole genome shotgun sequence includes these protein-coding regions:
- the coq2 gene encoding 4-hydroxybenzoate polyprenyltransferase, mitochondrial, whose product is MLPAKLTSQLTLNVLRRIHYGASYPCLYSLSNGLLHMDRGRTRDVSLQSDSSVLRRVFYSQSAICPSLRLRETQNNGRRSFSLSAATIVNSAPSPVQPYLRLMRLDKPIGTWLLYLPCTWSIALAADPGCLPHLGMLTLFGTGALLMRGAGCTINDMWDRDFDKKVSRTATRPIASGEISRSQALAFLGGQLSLALGVLLCLNYYSIALGAASLSLVVTYPLMKRFTYWPQFVLGLTFNWGALLGWSAIKGSCDWSVCLPLYFSGVMWTLIYDTIYAHQDKEDDVKVGVKSTALRFQEQTKPWLSGFTVAMMSGLVLAGVNAEQTLPYYTVLSAVAIHLTYQIYTLDINKPEDCWKKFVSNRNLGLLLFLGIVAGNLWKERRETLLQNEEEIR